In Rhipicephalus sanguineus isolate Rsan-2018 chromosome 1, BIME_Rsan_1.4, whole genome shotgun sequence, the DNA window CGTCCCCACCAGAATTGCCGAGGCGATCAGCCGAACTAAAGAACAGCACTATCGTGAAGGAAATGAAGCACAACTACACAAACGGCGCGATTACCAAGGTGAAGCTACAGCCGCCGCCAACACGACCGCGGCCACCGCCACGCCAGAGAAATCTACCACCTCGTCTTAGACCGGAGAACAAGCTCCGACCAATTCCAGCAGACAGACTCCCCCGGCCACCCGCGCAAGTCGACAAACAGATCTCGATCTCGGCGAAACCATCACCCGTGGCGAAGATCAATGAACTCTGCGGAAGTAAGAAGCAAACTGTTACGCCATTCTCGAACAGCGAGTCCGTGCTGCCTGCCAAGAAAGAAACGCCGAAGGCAAAATCATCACCCGTGACGAAGCTCGATGGACTGTCCGGAAGTAAGAAGCAAACTGTTACGCCATTCTCGAACAGCGAGTCCGTGCTGCCCGCCAAGAAAAAAACGCCGAAGGCAAAATCATCACCCGTGACGAAGCTCGATGAACTGTCCGGAAGTAAGAAGCAAACTGTTGCGCCATTCTCGAACAGCGAGTCCGTGCTGCCCGCCAAGAAAGAAACGCCGAAGGCAAAATCATCACCCGTGACGAAGCTCGATGAACTGTCCGGAAGTAAGAAGCAAACTGTTGCGCCATTCTCGAACAGCGAGTCCGTGCTGCCCGCCAAGAAAAAAACGCCGAAGGCAAAATCATCACCCATGACGAAGCTCGATGAACTGTCCGGAAGTAAGAAGCAAACTGTTGCGCCATTCTCGAACAGCGAGTCCGTGCTGCCCGCCAAGAAAGAAACGCCGAAGGCAAAATCATCACCCGTGACGAAGCTCGATGAACTGTCTGGAAGTAAGAAGCAAACTGTTACGCCATTCTCGAACAGCGAGTCCGTGCTGCCCGCCAAGAAAGAAACGCCGAAGGCAAAATCATCACCCGTGACGAAGCTCGATGAACTGTCCGGAAGTAAGAAGCAAACTGTTGCGCCATTCTCGAACAGCGAGTCCGTGCTGCCCGCCAAGAAAGAAACGCCGAAGGCAAAATCATCACCCGTGACGAAGCTCGATGAACTGTCCGGAAGTAAGAAGCAAACTGTTACGCCATTGTCGGACATCGAGTCCGTGCTGCCCGGCAAGAAAGAAACTCCGAAGAAGACCAAAATAGAAGAGAAGCTGTCTAGAATagtgcgcatggtgaagaaaagaCAGCCGGACATCGCTGAGCAAGACATCCGAAAGCAGATTGACGACTCGCGCAAGTCACTAGGTGGATTGTCTGGCATGACATTTAACGACATTGTGGCGTTGGTGCTTGGACGTCTCGGCGCTGTTCCCGAAAACATGGAAGACCGTGTGGACTCTGCGtccaagaaaaaaacactttcctaGCTTGCAGCTGGGGAAGCcaaatgtcttttcttttttctttttctgccttcatTTTGAATTTTGCTCTTCACCATTTTAAAATTAACGTTGTTCACTCTCGCTCATTTTTCTTCGCGCACACATTTTTGAAATAAATGTGCTTGTTTCATCTCATAGGATGTAACCGCCCCCATGAAAAATACAGAAATACAGGCGCGCATGAATTTGCAAACTGGCACAAACTGAAACCCGCGTTTTTCATCGAGAATAGCATCCTCTTGTGGAGAGATAAATCTGTCAGAGAAGTGCAAGACAAACACCCTCCTTAAACTCTGACCGTGACAGCGGAGCACTTCTGTGTGCAGACATCTTAATCATGAATGAGGATCCCCGtttcttctttcactttttcAGAATCTGGAGGGAAGTGTTAAGTCAAGAATACCGACTAAAAAAATTACGAAttcaaaacagcaaaaaaaac includes these proteins:
- the LOC119394633 gene encoding titin → MSTGAIPKRPRRRKIKAKLSFGSSSGGTSGLPCHLKANLTELIALLETPQKGQGDELRPGLMRDAIEEAGTSPAATISDSYETQRSSKPADGHSKASSSAVVDHQRSYAGDDEAVRMAKPEPRALTELDESDIVRQLREVLQKKGPSQEDDLLGAVSPSQAELVLEVYGTMTAFLDKRPGFNVVHEDLYSFVYYEDPDGELQSGSSSHTKKENTSGSSGSNSGGRQNAVDWEGVPDRACSTSSSKPAHDSAFLGERHEVQGEEEKQVLKNAGNQVLSSSQSGAVQTVRKASDAESQTQRCDVSRIVESMPTPKNQGADVAPPKGKMKTLGQSPEKPQPPRANSAMLHHASPPELPRRSAELKNSTIVKEMKHNYTNGAITKVKLQPPPTRPRPPPRQRNLPPRLRPENKLRPIPADRLPRPPAQVDKQISISAKPSPVAKINELCGSKKQTVTPFSNSESVLPAKKETPKAKSSPVTKLDGLSGSKKQTVTPFSNSESVLPAKKKTPKAKSSPVTKLDELSGSKKQTVAPFSNSESVLPAKKETPKAKSSPVTKLDELSGSKKQTVAPFSNSESVLPAKKKTPKAKSSPMTKLDELSGSKKQTVAPFSNSESVLPAKKETPKAKSSPVTKLDELSGSKKQTVTPFSNSESVLPAKKETPKAKSSPVTKLDELSGSKKQTVAPFSNSESVLPAKKETPKAKSSPVTKLDELSGSKKQTVTPLSDIESVLPGKKETPKKTKIEEKLSRIVRMVKKRQPDIAEQDIRKQIDDSRKSLGGLSGMTFNDIVALVLGRLGAVPENMEDRVDSASKKKTLS